The Microbacterium horticulturae genome has a window encoding:
- a CDS encoding response regulator transcription factor, protein MTRILIAEDEPQIASFIRRGLESAGYETELAEEGDRALEIALSGEVDLVLLDIGLPQMDGFEVLRSLRADGSTLPVIMLTARTSTRDTVDGLESGANDYIPKPFAFEELLARVRSRLRESSPRRGFILRQDDVELDLLARRATVGGHDVELSAREFTLAEQFLRHPGEVLSREWLLREVWGLNFDPGSNVVDVYVRYLRSKVGHDHIVTVRGAGYRWG, encoded by the coding sequence ATGACACGGATCCTCATCGCGGAGGACGAGCCGCAGATAGCTTCGTTCATCCGCCGCGGGCTCGAGTCCGCGGGGTATGAGACGGAGCTCGCGGAGGAGGGCGACCGCGCCCTCGAGATCGCGCTCTCCGGTGAGGTCGACCTGGTCCTGCTGGACATCGGCCTGCCCCAGATGGACGGTTTCGAGGTCCTGCGCTCGCTGCGGGCAGACGGCTCAACGCTTCCGGTCATCATGCTGACGGCGCGCACCAGCACACGCGACACCGTGGACGGCCTCGAATCGGGCGCGAACGACTACATTCCCAAGCCCTTCGCCTTCGAAGAGCTCTTGGCCCGCGTCCGCTCACGGCTGCGCGAGTCGTCGCCCCGCCGCGGCTTCATCCTCCGTCAGGACGATGTCGAACTCGATCTCCTGGCCCGTCGTGCGACGGTCGGCGGACACGACGTGGAACTGTCGGCGCGGGAGTTCACCCTGGCCGAGCAGTTCCTCCGACATCCCGGAGAGGTCCTCAGCAGAGAGTGGCTGCTCCGTGAGGTATGGGGGCTGAACTTCGACCCCGGCTCGAACGTGGTCGACGTCTACGTCCGGTATCTGCGCAGCAAGGTGGGTCACGACCACATCGTCACCGTCCGCGGCGCCGGGTACCGCTGGGGCTAG